In one Rutidosis leptorrhynchoides isolate AG116_Rl617_1_P2 chromosome 8, CSIRO_AGI_Rlap_v1, whole genome shotgun sequence genomic region, the following are encoded:
- the LOC139862019 gene encoding uncharacterized protein isoform X1: MHERQKIISEKHELMINKKVVAPWIVDWEPLTKECLDSVLNSLLTQYYRPYVGKICFYEDWKELVVKHAELPIYPEVCREFHSTYKLKVKPNDMDDKEFMRFKLGGKVQRMSLMDFTRCLKIYTRKQMDEKHFRDYIWLGARVSDMNEDDYLYKKADCGRGVSDMNEDDFHYYKADQFWEFISKSSGSTWSPGNVSCLDIDFETLRLSHLVLTHNITHRTEDTDKVLLSDLWFLHKMMSIDKRVNIPYCVAYYLKHWATGVDRNSPICGGHYVTLIAHHLQVKCDEEESLLDRRRSISVSEYNNAKLLTQEEEKPKTEPSPSKQQLPYTTSYTALYLLTWLTNLELIYKYSLSVGNKLEKFNQEPNLSENIQMLLDLIDEIEQFLRSVSLNSKEVHPENVIKEEPEIERLDPLPTTVTIHEIVTCMHDVRFALEHTLMDKNELLRLQRYWTLTEYVRQISDRLAGFKESSLIKLAEIGGVATA, from the exons ATGCATGAGAGGCAGAAG ATAATATCCGAGAAACATGAGTTGATGATAAATAAAAAGGTTGTTGCGCCCTGGATTGTTGATTGGGAACCTCTGACTAAAGAATGTCTAGACAGTGTGTTAAATTCCTTGCTGACACAATACTACAGACCATATGTAGGAAAAATATGCTTTTATGAGGACTGGAAAGAGTTAGTTGTTAAGCATGCGGAGCTGCCTATTTATCCGGAAGTTTGCCGGGAGTTTCATTCCACCTACAAATTAAAAGTAAAACCGAATGACATGGATGATAAGGAGTTTATGAGATTTAAATTGGGTGGCAAGGTGCAACGGATGTCTTTGATGGATTTTACGAGGTGCTTAAAAATCTACACACGCAAACAGATGGATGAGAAACACTTTAGAGATTACATCTGGTTGGGTGCTCGGGTTTCTGATATGAATGAAGATGATTATCTTTATAAAAAAGCAGATTGTGGGCGGGGGGTTTCTGATATGAATGaagatgattttcattattataaaGCAGATCAATTTTGGGAATTTATTAGCAAATCCTCCGGGTCCACTTGGTCCCCCGGTAATGTCTCGTGTTTAGATATTGATTTTGAAACTCTCCGTCTATCCCACTTGGTTTTGACCCATAATATTACTCATCGAACAGAGGACACGGACAAGGTCTTGTTATCTGACCTTTGGTTCCTGCACAAAATGATGTCCATAGACAAACGTGTCAACATTCCTTATTGTGTGGCCTACTATCTCAAACATTGGGCCACTGGTGTGGATCGCAACAGCCCAATCTGTGGGGGTCATTACGTCACCTTAATAGCCCATCACTTGCAGGTCAAATGTGATGAGGAGGAATCGTTATTGGACAGGAGAAGATCGATTAGCGTTAGTGAGTATAACAACGCAAAACTTTTGACTCAAGAAGAAGAAAAACCCAAAACAGAGCCGTCACCGTCCAAACAACAGCTGCCCTATACCACATCCTATACCGCACTTTATCTTTTGACGTGGTTGACAAATCTCGAATTGATTTATAAATATTCTCTAAGTGTTGGGAATAAGTTGGAAAAATTCAACCAGGAACCAAATCTAAGTGAAAATATCCAGATGTTACTTGACCTAATAGATGAAATTGAGCAATTCTTGAGGAGCGTGAGTTTGAATTCAAAGGAGGTTCATCCCGAAAATGTTATAAAAGAAGAACCAGAAATTGAGCGACTGGATCCACTGCCGACGACCGTGACCATACATGAGATTGTGACTTGCATGCATGATGTCAGATTCGCGCTTGAACACACTCTAATGGATAAGAACGAGCTGCTCCGATTGCAGCGGTATTGGACTCTAACTGAATATGTGCGTCAGATATCTGACCGACTAGCTGGATTTAAGGAATCCTCACTTATCAAGTTAGCTGAAATCGGAGGAGTTGCAACTGCCTAG
- the LOC139862019 gene encoding uncharacterized protein isoform X2, producing the protein MISSHEIISEKHELMINKKVVAPWIVDWEPLTKECLDSVLNSLLTQYYRPYVGKICFYEDWKELVVKHAELPIYPEVCREFHSTYKLKVKPNDMDDKEFMRFKLGGKVQRMSLMDFTRCLKIYTRKQMDEKHFRDYIWLGARVSDMNEDDYLYKKADCGRGVSDMNEDDFHYYKADQFWEFISKSSGSTWSPGNVSCLDIDFETLRLSHLVLTHNITHRTEDTDKVLLSDLWFLHKMMSIDKRVNIPYCVAYYLKHWATGVDRNSPICGGHYVTLIAHHLQVKCDEEESLLDRRRSISVSEYNNAKLLTQEEEKPKTEPSPSKQQLPYTTSYTALYLLTWLTNLELIYKYSLSVGNKLEKFNQEPNLSENIQMLLDLIDEIEQFLRSVSLNSKEVHPENVIKEEPEIERLDPLPTTVTIHEIVTCMHDVRFALEHTLMDKNELLRLQRYWTLTEYVRQISDRLAGFKESSLIKLAEIGGVATA; encoded by the exons ATGATCAGTAGTCATGAG ATAATATCCGAGAAACATGAGTTGATGATAAATAAAAAGGTTGTTGCGCCCTGGATTGTTGATTGGGAACCTCTGACTAAAGAATGTCTAGACAGTGTGTTAAATTCCTTGCTGACACAATACTACAGACCATATGTAGGAAAAATATGCTTTTATGAGGACTGGAAAGAGTTAGTTGTTAAGCATGCGGAGCTGCCTATTTATCCGGAAGTTTGCCGGGAGTTTCATTCCACCTACAAATTAAAAGTAAAACCGAATGACATGGATGATAAGGAGTTTATGAGATTTAAATTGGGTGGCAAGGTGCAACGGATGTCTTTGATGGATTTTACGAGGTGCTTAAAAATCTACACACGCAAACAGATGGATGAGAAACACTTTAGAGATTACATCTGGTTGGGTGCTCGGGTTTCTGATATGAATGAAGATGATTATCTTTATAAAAAAGCAGATTGTGGGCGGGGGGTTTCTGATATGAATGaagatgattttcattattataaaGCAGATCAATTTTGGGAATTTATTAGCAAATCCTCCGGGTCCACTTGGTCCCCCGGTAATGTCTCGTGTTTAGATATTGATTTTGAAACTCTCCGTCTATCCCACTTGGTTTTGACCCATAATATTACTCATCGAACAGAGGACACGGACAAGGTCTTGTTATCTGACCTTTGGTTCCTGCACAAAATGATGTCCATAGACAAACGTGTCAACATTCCTTATTGTGTGGCCTACTATCTCAAACATTGGGCCACTGGTGTGGATCGCAACAGCCCAATCTGTGGGGGTCATTACGTCACCTTAATAGCCCATCACTTGCAGGTCAAATGTGATGAGGAGGAATCGTTATTGGACAGGAGAAGATCGATTAGCGTTAGTGAGTATAACAACGCAAAACTTTTGACTCAAGAAGAAGAAAAACCCAAAACAGAGCCGTCACCGTCCAAACAACAGCTGCCCTATACCACATCCTATACCGCACTTTATCTTTTGACGTGGTTGACAAATCTCGAATTGATTTATAAATATTCTCTAAGTGTTGGGAATAAGTTGGAAAAATTCAACCAGGAACCAAATCTAAGTGAAAATATCCAGATGTTACTTGACCTAATAGATGAAATTGAGCAATTCTTGAGGAGCGTGAGTTTGAATTCAAAGGAGGTTCATCCCGAAAATGTTATAAAAGAAGAACCAGAAATTGAGCGACTGGATCCACTGCCGACGACCGTGACCATACATGAGATTGTGACTTGCATGCATGATGTCAGATTCGCGCTTGAACACACTCTAATGGATAAGAACGAGCTGCTCCGATTGCAGCGGTATTGGACTCTAACTGAATATGTGCGTCAGATATCTGACCGACTAGCTGGATTTAAGGAATCCTCACTTATCAAGTTAGCTGAAATCGGAGGAGTTGCAACTGCCTAG